The following are encoded together in the Plasmodium malariae genome assembly, chromosome: 1 genome:
- the SAP18 gene encoding histone deacetylase complex subunit SAP18, putative: MTISRSKTISLSISTFSQKEENNKKMEGKKKYGERNESMDETFSVNEKNQKLNLREDYNDSSAKGTHSSDGVKKEDRDIKINKDKNKKSSRNGIIEVTLKEGSNKDGSDDLNSHYSSDNCSDGSKSNEERKRVYSPSNRSLMSLSSFSNSLKNEEGNKTKNNIMMKKKKEEKKEERKKSNHNRRKRSEDNYYEKRREKGYGRHSSHSSHSRHSSHSSHSSHSRHSSHSSRNSQHSKSIHKKRKGKIEERKDYASLSSSNYEYHDREYKRKDDKKKRKTKEKYKKGGQSNKLSSVSLSSLYEDITSISSSSSSSSRSSSSCGSRNRSTEKNERGPRNYKRRRSSDYCLKKGNHKYSEGKKDKERDGKERSGKERSGKDKNEKNRKNYPEYYLRGEKHNTRRHSRDTHSISMSPDELSKRKERINRHDDRSSCNSYTHSNSCKRYDGSNRHIDDNHKYKAHDRLGRGDEPSDVEKRYNSKYDYVGKRTRNSSVGKSNKNRGGYTTNDESNGSEDESKDDIYYDDDRCNNSYINKRGRQVKNDLNKKQRHSKKNGKGKLWSQEGEREKIKDRRDIEKNEEKNKKKKREENRRNHNDWKENKSAVISTTNETINLRYSDRVKENVSSFSNEIHEELFISSSSVHSYGRSRKHEHKKDLKMVRKGKGNGQRERKREMERERNRERDRERKRRYVHSIDSSNNDVVKYRLKRDISKEMKIGEDKHARYRRNDIHMKQNIYSGRGHSNMSRPKYRNYEHHNYSNTTLFNYKKQQCYNNNNNIGSNNHISSNNHISSNNHISSNNHISSNNHISRNNAICRNNHISSNNPISNMNGTERTRGIIDREKACPFLLRLFYNHDDEYTNVDDINFTSNDVHSNELQIYAWLDITMREIVTLVKDFYEESRKRNAQWIFKVYSNEKKQLTFLSKVHSTKYSYKEDNKTLLSLNYEIGDIILLSIIFDK, encoded by the coding sequence ATGACGATTAGTAGAAGCAAAACCATAAGTTTAAGTATCAGTACCTTTTCACAAAAGGaagagaataataaaaaaatggaaggaaagaaaaagtatGGAGAGAGAAATGAAAGTATGGATGAAACATTTAgtgtaaatgaaaaaaatcaaaagtTAAATTTGAGGGAAGACTATAATGATAGTAGTGCAAAAGGCACCCACAGTTCGGATGGAGTAAAAAAAGAGGATagagatataaaaataaataaagataaaaataaaaagagttCAAGGAATGGCATAATAGAAGTTACGCTAAAGGAAGGGAGCAATAAGGACGGTAGTGACGATCTCAATAGTCATTATAGTAGTGATAACTGTAGTGATGGAAGTAAGAGTAATGAAGAGAGAAAAAGGGTGTACAGTCCCTCAAACAGAAGCTTAATGAGCTTGTCATCCTTTAGTAATAGCCTTAAAAACGAAGAAGggaataaaacaaagaacaacataatgatgaaaaaaaagaaagaagaaaaaaaagaagaaaggaaaaaaagtaatCATAATAGAAGGAAAAGAAGTGAggataattattatgaaaaaagaagagaaaaaggATATGGTCGTCATAGCAGTCATAGCAGTCATAGCAGGCATAGCAGTCATAGCAGTCATAGCAGTCATAGCAGGCATAGCAGTCATAGCAGTCGTAATAGTCAACACTCAAAaagtatacataaaaaaagaaaaggaaaaattgaGGAACGTAAGGATTATGCGTCTTTAAGCAGTAGCAACTATGAATATCATGATAGGGAATATAAAAGGAAggatgacaaaaaaaaaaggaaaactaAGGAGAAGTATAAAAAAGGGGGGCAAAGTAATAAACTGAGTAGTGTTAGTCTATCGAGTTTGTATGAAGATATTACAAGTAtaagtagtagtagtagtagtagtagcaggAGCAGTAGTAGTTGCGGTAGTCGTAATAGGAGcacagaaaaaaatgaaagaggTCCAAGGAATTACAAAAGGAGGAGAAGCAGCGATTATTGTTTAAAGAAGGGTAATCATAAATATAGTGAGGGAAAAAAGGACAAGGAAAGAGACGGAAAGGAAAGGAGTGGAAAAGAAAGAAGTGGGAAGgataaaaacgaaaaaaatagaaagaaCTACCCGGAATATTATCTAAGGGGGGAAAAACATAACACGAGGAGGCATAGTAGAGACACGCACTCAATCAGCATGAGTCCGGATGAATTGTCAAAGAGGAAGGAAAGAATAAATCGTCATGATGATCGCAGTAGCTGCAATAGCTACACACACAGCAATAGTTGTAAGCGTTACGATGGAAGCAATCGGCATATTGATGATAATCATAAATACAAGGCGCACGACAGACTGGGAAGGGGCGATGAGCCAAGTGATGTCGAAAAGAGGTATAATTCGAAATATGATTATGTTGGCAAAAGAACGCGTAATTCTTCCGTGGGTAAAAGTAACAAGAACAGAGGGGGGTATACAACTAATGATGAATCAAATGGGTCAGAAGATGAATCAAAGGATGATATTTATTATGATGATGATAGATGTAATAATTcctatattaataaaagagGGAGACAAGTAAAAAACGAtttgaataaaaaacaaagacATTCCAAAAAGaatggaaaaggaaaattatgGAGTCAAGAGggagaaagagaaaaaataaaggatcGAAGAGATATAGAAAAGAACGaagaaaagaacaaaaaaaaaaaaagagaagaaaacaGAAGGAATCATAACGATtggaaagaaaataaatcaGCTGTAATTTCAACTACAAATGAAACGATAAACTTAAGATATTCAGATAGAGTTAAAGAGAATGTGAGTTCATTTAGTAATGAAATACATGAAGAGTTGTTTATATCAAGTAGTAGTGTACATTCGTATGGAAGGAGTAGAAAAcatgaacataaaaaagaCTTGAAAATGGTAAGAAAAGGGAAAGGAAATGGGCAAAGGGAAAGGAAAAGAGAAATGGAAAGAGAAAGGAATAGAGAAAGGGACAGAGAAAGGAAGAGACGATATGTCCATTCCATTGACAGTAGCAACAATGACGTTGTGAAATACCGTTTAAAGAGAGATATATctaaagaaatgaaaattgGTGAAGATAAGCATGCCAGATATAGAAGAAACGATATACATATGAAGCAAAACATATATTCTGGGCGTGGCCACTCCAATATGAGTAGACCTAAGTACCGAAATTATGAACACCACAATTATAGTAATACTACTTTATTCAATTATAAGAAGCAGCAGtgttacaataataataataatattggtAGTAATAACCATATTAGTAGTAATAACCATATTAGTAGTAATAACCATATTAGTAGTAATAACCAtattagtagtaataatcATATTAGTAGGAATAATGCTATTTGTAGGAATAATCAtattagtagtaataatcCTATTAGTAATATGAACGGGACGGAAAGAACAAGAGGAATCATAGATAGAGAAAAGGCTTGCCCATTTCTTCTTCGACTGTTTTATAATCATGATGACGAATATACCAATGTGgatgatataaattttacttcAAATGATGTGCATAGTAACGAGTTACAAATTTATGCATGGTTAGATATCACCATGAGAGAGATTGTAACACTAGTAAAAGATTTTTATGAAGAAAGTCGAAAAAGAAATGCTCAGTGGATTTTCAAGGTTTATTCCAATGAGAAAAAACAGCTGACTTTTTTATCAAAAGTGCATAGTACGAAATATAGTTATAAAGAAGACAACAAAACGTTGCTGTCATTAAATTACGAAATAGGAGATATTATATTGCTTTCCATTATTTTTGACAAGTAA
- the PmUG01_01023300 gene encoding regulator of chromosome condensation, putative, translating to MKKIKSTLFIFGSGECGQLPPEYCTDYIQVNPTAVQNLPGDIDEVICGSMHTIIKTKDDKIYSFGCNDMGVLGRKTHTNSIKDAEHFPTLVNFTCTSKIKKITCGDNHTAILLENGKVYVTGGFRDSCGVLGLPFFEKKNEIISKSDEFVEIKFSFSKKNSKYNSNSLQNNDQQDEEYNKSCSNYLDSNGIINKTNDEVKIINIISGEDHLVCLEESREYLFAMGNSDSCQVCNTFYEQGQAEIERLKYVFPKCYHYQDLGFHEKIKNIYCGGNNTFIQLEETLDVYAIGRNAYGSCGVSMKDNIIKKFEKIQELSKTEIVQLCGGQSFTVCLLKNNDLYIWGNREILGMEYKDDAYHPLKLNFFQKKNYSINTITCGTDHCLVLTNDGKLFGWGTGGNDFDENTCISTIEKNFPSEINYVKFVHKAISKDNTNNPDEWMEDKIKIVSFAGGSSHCAFICSHVDPERVSIKRGYDELYEEEACMKKQKSGRYFHNATEEGRGEAKMVHVGDAKGLTHINVKVDVDINEEVGADVNAYAEVGIEGEKKKNLVGGEKGNGTNEKEWQDENIKAYIDEKTKQMQSVEEENIECNSETSYTRKKKKKESFFKDLYYNSKSASNKNFSPSKDEYHGGAQNDNAELTENDILNNEQNKRRRSVKCKPHLSNESPTRRQPRRSCKENTSLNENMHRQYYQIVDTPITKKKRRTTSYVRCKSIKLKTILNENKNTKSKSVNAKRESVGRYYSKRENFKRESASQTPDVKIIRAKSSKMKN from the coding sequence atgaaaaaaataaaaagtaccCTTTTCATATTTGGGTCTGGGGAATGTGGTCAGTTACCCCCAGAATATTGTACTGACTATATTCAGGTAAATCCAACAGCTGTTCAGAATTTACCAGGTGATATTGATGAAGTAATATGTGGATCTATGCACACAATTATAAAGACTAAAGATGATAAGATATATTCTTTTGGTTGTAACGACATGGGTGTATTAGGAAGAAAAACACATACAAATAGTATAAAGGATGCTGAACATTTTCCAACTCTTGTAAATTTTACCTGCacatcaaaaataaaaaaaattacttgtGGTGATAATCATACAGCGATATTGCTAGAAAATGGAAAAGTATATGTTACAGGAGGGTTTAGAGATTCTTGTGGTGTTTTGGGTTTaccattttttgaaaaaaaaaatgaaattatatctAAATCCGATGAATTtgtagaaataaaatttagtttttcaaaaaagaaTAGTAAGTATAATAGTAACTctttacaaaataatgatCAACAAGATGaggaatataataaaagttgTTCTAACTACCTTGACAGTAATGGAATTATAAATAAGACTAATGATgaagttaaaataattaatataatatcagGAGAAGATCATTTAGTATGCCTTGAGGAAAGTCGAGAATACCTTTTTGCCATGGGGAATAGTGACTCTTGTCAAGTATGTAATACTTTTTATGAACAAGGTCAGGCAGAAATTGAAagattaaaatatgtatttccCAAGTGTTATCATTACCAAGATTTGGGGTTccatgaaaaaattaaaaatatatattgtggAGGAAACAATACATTCATTCAGTTAGAAGAAACATTAGATGTATATGCCATTGGTAGAAATGCATATGGTTCATGTGGTGTGTCTATGaaagataatataataaaaaaatttgaaaaaatacaagAATTATCGAAAACAGAAATAGTACAACTATGTGGAGGTCAAAGTTTTACTGTAtgcttattaaaaaataatgatttgTATATATGGGGAAATAGAGAAATATTAGGTATGGAATATAAAGATGATGCATATCATCCTTTAAagctaaatttttttcagaaaaaaaattattctattaaTACTATAACTTGTGGTACTGATCACTGTTTAGTTTTAACAAATGATGGGAAATTATTTGGGTGGGGCACAGGAGGAAATGATTTTGACgaaaatacatgtataagcACCATTGAGAAAAATTTTCCAtctgaaataaattatgtaaaatttgtTCATAAAGCAATATCAAAAGATAATACAAACAACCCGGATGAATGGATggaagataaaattaaaattgtgTCGTTCGCTGGTGGTTCGTCCCACTGTGCTTTTATCTGTTCGCACGTAGATCCAGAACGTGTGTCAATAAAAAGAGGGTATGATGAACTGTATGAGGAAGAAGCGTGCATGAAGAAACAGAAGAGTGGAAGGTACTTTCACAATGCCACAGAGGAAGGGAGAGGCGAAGCAAAAATGGTGCATGTTGGAGATGCCAAAGGACTTACGCACATTAATGTGAAGGTAGATGTGGACATAAATGAGGAAGTAGGTGCGGATGTAAATGCATATGCAGAGGTGGGAAtagaaggggaaaaaaagaaaaatttagtaGGCGGAGAAAAGGGAAACGGTACCAACGAAAAAGAGTGGCAGGACGAGAATATTAAAGCGTACATagatgaaaaaacaaaacaaatgcAAAGCGTTGAGgaagaaaatatagaatGTAACAGTGAAACAAGTTAtactagaaaaaaaaaaaaaaaagaaagtttttttaaagatttatACTACAACTCAAAATCAGcgagtaataaaaattttagcCCTTCAAAAGATGAATATCATGGAGGAGCACAAAATGATAATGCAGAATTAACtgaaaatgatatattaaataatgaacaaaataaaagaaggaGAAGCGTTAAATGTAAACCTCATCTAAGTAATGAAAGTCCAACAAGAAGACAGCCACGAAGATCTTGTAAAGAAAATACttcattaaatgaaaatatgcaCAGACAATATTATCAAATTGTAGATACACCTATtacgaaaaagaaaagaagaacaACATCATATGTTAGATGTAAAAGCATTAAACTTAAAAcgattttaaatgaaaataaaaataccaAGTCAAAATCGGTTAATGCAAAAAGAGAAAGTGTAGGTAGGTACTATTCCAAACGAGAAAACTTTAAACGAGAATCTGCATCTCAGACACCagatgtaaaaattataagagCCAAATCgtcaaaaatgaaaaattaa
- the MPODD gene encoding protein MPODD, putative: MIKSPFYSFNKNSLLVQCLKGACLYYIPQDLAVIGAFLYYQHKKNQLTNGKRIRVKNCNESIDNFLVRKKLNRDEVKIRKARNVYSISFI, encoded by the exons ATGATTAAATCGCCATTTTACagttttaacaaaaattcGTTGTTGGTTCAGTGCCTCAAGGGAGCATGCTTATATTACATTCCCCAAGATTTGGCAGTCATCGGAGCTTTCTTATATTACCAGcataaa aaAAATCAACTTACAAATGGTAAGAGAATACGCGTAAAAAACTGCAATGAGTCaatagataattttttagttagaaaaaaattaaacagaGATGAAGTAAAAATACGAAAGGCAAGAAATGTATATTCGATATCGTTCATAtga
- the SEC28 gene encoding coatomer subunit epsilon, putative, which yields MDGALQIRDYFYAGFNNYCLKTYEHLGEEEKMQAAEYIYQIYMINNMNNNLILNLRNSKEENLYLLYLYYKYYYLDEKEDVLTEIKKIKTSSTNSTILKSRILFEHDLMDECFDLLNDDNIEIKAAKFFFLFSINRNDLVKEMIDDYLKMNDEIPIIKIVLAIFYLYNDNNKESFLIFDDLESLYTSVVNDISAVILNGKGVSNILNYEFNDAKEILKNSMKSKICNADIIFNLVTCSLYLFELDEANEYLNQLYNFYPSHHSLTVLKKIDHEVDNFVAEF from the exons ATGGATGGTGCATTGCAG ATTCGAGACTACTTTTACGCAGGGTTTAACAACTACTGCCTGAAGACCTACGAGCACTTGggagaagaagaaaaaatgcaAGCAGCGGAGTACATATATCAAATTTATATgattaataatatgaacaataatttaattttaaacttAAGAAATTCAAAAGaggaaaatttatatttgttgtatttatattacaaatattattatttagacGAAAAAGAAGACGTGTtaacagaaataaaaaaaataaaaacgtcATCAACCAATAGcactatattaaaaagtagAATACTTTTTGAGCATGATTTGATGGATGAATGTTTTGATTTATTAAATGACGataatattgaaataaaggcggcaaaatttttttttttatttagtataAATAGAAACGATTTAGTTAAAGAAATGATTGATGATTActtaaaaatgaatgatGAAATACcgattataaaaattgttctagctattttttatttatataatgataataataaagagtcttttttaatttttgatgATTTAGAATCTCTCTATACTTCCGTCGTCAATGATATATCAGCTGTTATTTTGAATGGTAAAGGGGTatctaatattttaaattatgagtTTAATGATGCAAAAgagattttaaaaaattccatgaaaagtaaaatttgCAATGccgatataatttttaatttagttACATGTTctttgtatttatttgaGTTAGACGAAGCCAATGAGTATTTAAATCaactatataatttttacccATCGCATCACAGTTTGACTGTTTTGAAGAAAATTGACCACGAGGTTGATAATTTTGTAGCAGAATTTTAG
- the PmUG01_01023600 gene encoding ubiquitin regulatory protein, putative, with the protein MSNIRSLSDLRKDEKKNKERVAHYTGGQNSGLEVENSDDDLVQSFFSSKLPENCRHITLYKNGFIVDDGEFRDLEIEENKKFMENIEAGILPKELSGKDKTMNVAIKDKSNQIYSNPKGKGDDVLYKGQGVKLGAANRASMSEEEINKILSSSTNDIKEINVDDSKPVTTLHIRLYNGKKITQKFNHHHTVEDLFQFVYSYTPFNFSLSFDFPLKLIERNEKTLESVKLLDTIITQKLTS; encoded by the exons ATGTCGAACATAAG ATCTCTGAGCGATTTAAGAAaagatgaaaagaaaaataaagaacgAGTTGCACATTACACAGGAGGTCAGAACAGTGGGTTAGAAGTGGAAAACTCGGACGATGATTTAGTTCAAAGTTTTTTTAGTTCAAAATTACCAGAAAATTGTAGacatataacattatataaaaatggatTTATAGTAGATGATGGGGAATTTCGTGATTTAGAAAtagaggaaaataaaaaatttatggaGAATATTGAAGCAGGTATATTACCTAAAGAATTATCAGGAAAGGATAAAACAATGAATGTTGCTATTAAAGATAAAAGTAATCAAATATATAGCAATCCAAAAGGAAAAGGGGAtgatgtattatataaaggGCAAGGTGTAAAATTAGGAGCTGCTAATAGAGCAAGTATGAGtgaagaagaaataaataaaatattgtcCTCATCTACAAACgatattaaagaaataaacgTAGATGACAGTAAACCTGTAACAACATTACATATTAGATTAtataatgggaaaaaaattaCTCAAAAATTTAATCATCATCATACAGTCGAGGATTTATTTCAATTTGTATATAGTTACAcaccttttaatttttcactCTCTTTTGACTTTCCTCTTAAGTTAATagaaagaaatgaaaaaacattgGAAAGTGTAAAATTGTTGGACACTATTATTACGCAAAAGTTGACATCGTAA
- the PmUG01_01023700 gene encoding plasmepsin X, putative — MKNVPAVAIFYVALCFLYIFNGGKCDKLYKLGQNPIPCSECKDIHNCNACLFEENESSHAIHLKLNKKNKTDHSNLKKHHDSLKLGNVKYYVKRGEGISGSLGNGSGNTLDNLHVVYDEIKNSKEREKDSEKERNKERNRERNKERNRERNKERNRERNEERNEERNEERNRERNEEHDEEHDLKNKNFLDFTKYKGDGELPDHLSGVQRHEYFEKKKSTSDGGGDNTSGSSARAGDGSADRNDSRGNASTDTSSDLNANRYTDHNMTPNESNSELEKNFIDLKNQTATVERTEENVFLVPLKHLRDSQFVGKLLVGTPPQEIHPIFDTGSTNLWVVTTECEQDSCKKVNRYNPHMSKSFRRYFIGKNLHIVFGSGSITGSVGKETFILGDHIVRNQTFGLVESESNDNLAGENIFEYIDFEGIVGLGFPGMLSAGNVSFFDNLLSQNKNVFPQFSFYISPYDETSTFIVGGISKSLYEGNIYMIPVIKEYYWEVQLDAIYVGDKKLCCNEKSYAIFDTGTSYNTMPSSKINSFFELVSSISCNENNYKDILKNYPTIKYVFGDLVIELLPEEYMVLNEDTCIPAYMQIDVPSEKNHAYLLGSIAFMRHYFTVYMRGKEGKPSMVGIAKARKGA, encoded by the coding sequence ATGAAAAACGTTCCTGCTGTAGCTATATTTTACGTTGCCTTGTgctttctttatatatttaacggGGGTAAATGCGACAAACTTTACAAGCTAGGGCAGAACCCCATCCCATGTTCAGAATGCAAAGATATACATAATTGTAATGCTTGTTTGTTTGAAGAGAATGAATCATCTCACgcaatacatttaaaattaaataaaaaaaataaaactgaTCATAgtaatttgaaaaaacatCACGATTCGTTAAAACTAGGTAATGTAAAATACTATGTAAAAAGAGGAGAAGGAATTTCGGGAAGTCTGGGTAATGGCTCCGGAAATACGTTAGACAATTTACATGTTGTTTATGAtgagataaaaaatagtaaagaGCGTGAAAAAGATAGTGAAAAGGAGCGTAATAAAGAGCGTAATAGAGAGCGTAATAAAGAGCGTAATAGAGAGCGTAATAAAGAGCGTAATAGAGAGCGTAATGAAGAGCGTAATGAAGAGCGTAATGAAGAGCGTAATAGAGAGCGTAATGAAGAGCATGATGAAGAGCATGAcctgaaaaataaaaactttttagATTTTACCAAGTACAAAGGGGACGGGGAACTGCCCGACCACCTGTCAGGGGTCCAAAGGCAcgaatattttgaaaaaaaaaagagtaccAGTGATGGTGGTGGTGATAATACCAGTGGTAGTAGCGCCAGAGCCGGTGATGGTAGTGCAGATAGGAATGATAGTCGTGGTAACGCTAGCACTGACACTAGTAGCGACCTCAACGCTAACCGCTACACTGACCACAATATGACCCCCAATGAGAGCAATTCAGAGCTCGAAAAGAATTTCATAGACCTAAAGAACCAAACTGCAACCGTGGAGAGAACTGAGGAGAACGTATTCTTAGTGCCTCTAAAGCATCTGAGGGATAGCCAATTTGTGGGTAAATTATTAGTTGGTACTCCGCCTCAAGAAATACATCCAATATTTGACACAGGAAGTACAAACTTATGGGTTGTAACAACAGAATGTGAACAAGATTCttgtaaaaaagtaaatagaTATAATCCTCATATGTCTAAATCGTTTAGAAGATATTTCATTGGTAAAAATTTACACATAGTTTTTGGTTCAGGTTCAATTACTGGTTCAGTTGGAAAGGAAACTTTTATATTAGGCGATCATATTGTACGTAATCAAACATTTGGATTAGTTGAAAGTGAGTCTAATGATAATTTGGCAggagaaaatatatttgaatatatagaTTTTGAAGGTATTGTTGGCTTAGGATTTCCAGGAATGTTATCTGCTGGgaatgtttctttttttgataatttattaagtcaaaataaaaatgtatttccacaattttccttttatatatctCCCTATGACGAAACATCTACTTTCATAGTTGGAGGAATAAGTAAATCTTTGTATGAaggtaatatttatatgatacCAGTAATTAAAGAATATTACTGGGAAGTACAGTTAGATGCTATATATGTAGgtgataaaaaattatgttgtAATGAAAAAAGCTATGCCATATTTGATACCGGAACGTCCTATAATACTATGCCTagttcaaaaataaattcttttttcgaATTGGTGAGCTCTATTTCATGTAATgagaataattataaagacattttaaagaattatcCAACTATTAAATACGTCTTTGGAGATTTAGTTATAGAACTATTACCAGAGGAATATATGGTATTAAATGAGGATACTTGTATACCTGCATATATGCAAATTGATGTACCTTCGGAAAAAAATCATGCTTATTTACTTGGTAGTATAGCCTTTATGAGGCATTACTTTACTGTCTATATGCGCGGAAAAGAAGGAAAACCCTCCATGGTTGGAATTGCAAAGGCTAGAAAGGGCGCATAG